In one window of Juglans regia cultivar Chandler chromosome 3, Walnut 2.0, whole genome shotgun sequence DNA:
- the LOC109013734 gene encoding ribosomal RNA-processing protein 17-like, which yields MPTYNRWEQEQPKGTTTASSETAMGEEIEEEAVQLGRPRGRHIKKRALKNKALAVSFNEKDLKDYVSGFHKRKKKRRKEAQKQQGEADRRKRIEQRKKRKFEKELALHGGVPPVTGSTPNASDDFREVEEDDQPIASISGTTTYDNGNMKVTVTTSEISHQQEIPPIDKTLAAAVPQSTEAGRKHNVPLSKKKTFKRVGKQKSRPKPQNKRDRKKGKKKNKKTR from the exons ATGCCAACATACAATAGATGGGAGCAAGAGCAACCCAAGGGAACCACAACAGCGAGCTCTGAAACAGCAATGGGAGAAGAAATTGAAGAGGAAGCAGTCCAACTTGGGCGCCCGCGAGGGAGGCACATAAAGAAGAGGGCTCTCAAGAACAAAGCTCTCGCTGTCAGTTTCAATGAGAAAGATCTCAA GGACTATGTGAGTGGCTTTcataagaggaagaagaaaaggagaaagGAAGCGCAGAAGCAGCAAGGGGAGGCGGATAGGCGAAAGCGCATAGAACAGCGCAAAAAg agaaaatttgagaaagaactGGCTCTCCATGGTGGAGTTCCACCAGTCACTGGTTCAACACCCAATGCAAGTGATGACTTCCGAGAAGTGGAAGAAGATGATCAGCCGATTGCATCTATTTCTG GGACAACAACATATGACAATGGCAACATGAAAGTCACAGTGACAACAAGTGAGATCTCACATCAGCAAGAAATCCCCCCCATCGACAAAACACTGGCTGCAGCAGTGCCCCAATCAACTGAAGCTGGTAGGAAGCACAATGTACCTTTGAGTAAGAAGAAAACATTCAAGAGAGTTGGGAAGCAAAAATCACGGCCAAAGCcacaaaataaaagagacaggaaaaaaggaaagaaaaagaacaagaagacgCGCTAG